A genome region from Phosphitispora fastidiosa includes the following:
- the spoIIAB gene encoding anti-sigma F factor: MKIKNQIKLSFMSVPENVPLARLAAAAFAAQLEFTLEDLEEIKVVVSEAVSNSIIHGYDNDPNRIVTLLCTIYDEVLELIIEDEGKGIADVSKAIEPAFSTDPERMGLGFTFMQSFMDNLDVESTVNKGTRVIMSKKPPGSVAAASEIISEKN, encoded by the coding sequence TTATCGTTTATGTCCGTACCGGAGAATGTGCCTCTGGCCAGACTGGCAGCTGCTGCTTTTGCTGCACAGCTGGAATTTACCCTGGAAGACCTGGAGGAAATAAAGGTTGTCGTTTCGGAAGCAGTCTCAAACAGTATCATACATGGATATGACAATGACCCCAACAGAATTGTTACTTTATTATGTACTATTTATGATGAAGTGTTGGAATTAATAATTGAGGATGAGGGTAAAGGGATTGCAGATGTATCCAAAGCAATAGAACCTGCTTTTTCGACTGACCCCGAGAGAATGGGACTTGGTTTCACCTTTATGCAGTCATTTATGGACAACCTGGACGTAGAGTCCACTGTCAACAAGGGAACCAGGGTAATTATGTCCAAAAAGCCGCCCGGAAGTGTGGCAGCAGCATCTGAAATAATATCTGAAAAGAATTAA